From the Hylaeus volcanicus isolate JK05 chromosome 4, UHH_iyHylVolc1.0_haploid, whole genome shotgun sequence genome, one window contains:
- the LOC128874816 gene encoding NK-tumor recognition protein isoform X1: protein MSKCEQVLIIQEIVSFKYLNHIMETGYLNFRDEEHFSDFSLSLDQNLMDKPQDLLMHMVENDFDYMETHLDIANSDSLWSNEQEHIEDVDDVSISESPTISKIDNIKEDFAKVLTDWQEHIGYLQATDMDEYMDVIELNTNTTDRKSFSISENAFQDEKSILTRKSNYLKTNQKNLGKESLRSSQSIQELESRSTDIEDTREQNSYHNKSDIMKSDKKVEGESKSLLKEPKYTNKQNKMECDNIGIDVTANVLVKQKKKKKENLIQRNKNTKNNNFNKKSISNHLPVLEAGTVESLLEQFEASENTAISSHRSTKISTECKQELHMKPTKIQQRMKQSGITIAKKLSQVSNLHKNIRESQPKGVIEKIKTSGRKKVISIIPTMSNRQSSGRSNGTRMQDAAATLSRNKLLKIVTNNTKSKTVDGGLVHLDHDYCSSSNSCSSSSDSNSEYERQSSDSEKVTAFKDNNWQSSHFYTAYLKQTFSSHLNKPIIKRRENSTEDTARKDSDLESSKVNNKEESDVTVSNDVQVSGSVKLQNEIKEEPPTEHENDQNINVSSNTSNCTNQVHNESLNKLTQEIKIRSALATSILQLQKGVLNKTKGNQKTTQMVSVLKKPLNTQLPVVMTTSNESIITISNGSNDKVHNIIVQDTKKAFPKEEERKPRKKLNLAEYRSRREQNRSDNSRTNSPIQPMTLIYVHHASTTTEPIKDDPGTLIWSEREIVSVLKPKADIDEEKLRPKPPTCDVGIQTYETVFEFPPKSLIDVDERHVEERDQHILNTSQRPYTKQRINSRSSRSRSRSKSKSRSRSRSRSRSSSSRSRSRKRSNTRHRRISHRRSSVSSSSTWSSRSRSRSNTRSTFSSGSRYSRSRSRSSRSRSQCSSRYSSCSRSSSHSNFGRSKWSIRRKKERRYRRSYDRQRRHSSSSYRSYKDWRRSPSSSYRKSYDWCDREKQRQVEERRVIYVGRLDEGITKADLRRRFETFGPIVDISIHIREHGDNYGFVTFAYKNDAYEAVEHGNDDRNLPRYDLCFGGRRAFCKVKYADLDGMASSSPNSAHKSQGSEDNTFDLLLQEAKAKLRKRKV from the exons ATGAGCAAGTGTGAGCAAGT ACTAATAATACAAGAAATCGTTTCATTCAAGTATTTGAATCATATCATGGAAACaggatatttaaattttcgtgATGAAGAACACTTTTCAGATTTTTCGTTATCTCTAGATCAG AATTTAATGGATAAACCTCAAGATTTATTAATGCACATGGTTGAAAATGATTTTGATTATATGGAAACACATCTTGACATTGCAAATTCTGATAGTTTATGGAGCAATGAACAGGA ACATATAGAAGACGTGGATGACGTATCAATTTCAGAAAGTCctacaatttctaaaattgataatattaaagaagatTTTGCTAAAGTTCTTACAGATTGGCAAGAACATATTGGCTATTTACAG GCCACAGACATGGATGAATATATGGATGTAATAGAATTAAACACGAATACTACAGATAGAAAGAGCTTTTCTATTTCAGAGAATGCATTTCAAGATGAGAAATCAATACTAACTCGAAaatctaattatttaaaaacaaatcaaaagAATTTAGGGAAGGAGTCCCTTCGAAGCAGTCAGAGTATACAAGAATTAGAAAGCCGTAGTACAGATAtag AAGACACAAGAGAACAAAATTCATATCATAACAAAAGTGACATTATGAAGAGCGATAAGAAAGTAGAAGGAGAATCTAAATCGCTACTTAAAGAGcctaaatatacaaataaacaaaataaaatggaatgtGACAACATAGGAATCGATGTCACTGCGAATGTATTAGTAAagcaaaaaaagaagaagaaagaaaatttgatacaacgtaataaaaatacaaagaataataattttaataaaaaatctatttcaaaTCATTTACCAG TTTTGGAAGCTGGAACTGTTGAAAGTTTATTAGAACAGTTTGAAGCTTCTGAAAATACTGCAATATCATCTCATAGATCTACCAAAATTAGTACAGAATGTAAACAAGAATTACACATGAAACCTACTAAGATTCAGCAACGTATGAAACAGTCTGGAATTACAATAGCAAAGAAATTATCGcaagtttcaaatttacataaaaatattagagaaTCCCAACCTAAAGGAGTTATCGAGAAGATAAAG ACGTCTGGGCGTAAAAAggtaatttcaataataccAACAATGTCAAATCGCCAAAGTAGTGGTCGCAGCAATGGAACACGCATGCAAGATGCCGCGGCAACACTTTCTCGAAACAAGCTTCTGAAAATA gTAACAAACAATACCAAAAGTAAAACTGTCGATGGTGGACTAGTCCATTTGGATCACGATTattgtagtagtagtaatTCATGCTCCAGTAGTTCAGATAGTAACAGTGAATATGAAAGACAATCTAGTGACAGTGAAAAAGTAACTGCATTTAAGGATAATAACTGGCAGTCATCTCATTTTTATACAGCATAtctaaaacaaacattttcatcGCATTTGAACAAACCTATAATCAAAAGGAGAGAAAATTCGACTGAAGACACTGCAAGAAAAGATAGTGATTTAGAATCAagcaaagtaaataataaGGAAGAGTCAGATGTTACAGTATCTAATGATGTTCAAGTCAGTGGATcggtaaaattacaaaatgaaattaaagaagaacCTCCAACGGAACATGAGAATgatcaaaatattaatgtttcaagtAATACATCAAACTGTACTAATCAAGTACACAACGagtctttaaataaattgacgcaagaaataaaaatacgttcagcTTTAGCGACAAGTATTTTGCAATTACAAAAGggtgttttaaataaaacaaaagggaATCAGAAAACAACACAAATGGTTTCCGTGTTAAAGAAACCACTTAATACACAACTACCAGTTGTAATGACTACCTCtaatgaaagtataataacTATCTCTAATGGGTCAAATGACAAAGTACACAACATTATTGTTCAAGATACTAAAAAGGCCTTTccaaaagaagaagagaggaaacctcgtaaaaaattaaatttggcAGAATATAGGAGTAGAAGGGAACAAAATCGTAGCGATAATAGTAGAACAAATTCACCAATACAACCTATGACATTGATATACGTTCATCATGCTTCTACTACAACTGAACCTATCAAAGATGATCCTGGAACTCTAATATGGTCGGAAAGAGAAATTGTATCAGTTTTAAAACCAAAAGCAGACATAGATGAGGAAAAACTTCGTCCAAAACCTCCCACTTGTGACGTAGGAATACAAACTTATGAAACTGTATTTGAATTTCCACCAAAATCTTTAATTGATGTCGATGAAAGGCACGTGGAGGAAAG AGATCAGCATATTCTAAATACAAGCCAACGACCTTATacaaaacaaagaattaattctagATCAAGTCGTTCTAGATCGagaagtaaaagtaaaagtagGAGCAGAAGCAGAAGCAGAAGTAGAAGTAGTAGTAGTCGAAGCAGATCACGTAAACGGAGCAATACACGTCATCGAAGAATAAGCCATCGTCGTAGCTCTGTCAGTTCAAGTAGTACTTGGTCATCTCGCTCACGTTCGCGTTCAAATACTAGATCTACTTTCAGTTCAGGATCGAGATACTCGCGATCGCGTTCTAGATCGTCCAGATCAAGGTCCCAGTGTTCCTCTCGATATTCTAGTTGTTCAag ATCGTCGTCTCATTCGAATTTCGGAAGAAGTAAATGGTCGATTCGCCGGAAAAAGGAAAGACGCTATCGTAGAAGTTACGACAGGCAGAGACGACATTCCTCAAGCAGTTACCGTAGCTACAAAGATTGGAGAAG aTCTCCGTCCAGCTCTTACCGGAAATCATACGATTGGTGTGACAGAGAAAAGCAAAGACAAGTGGAGGAACGAAGGGTGATTTATGTCGGTCGTTTAGACGAAGGAATTACTAAAGCTGATTTGCGCCGAAGATTCGAAACTTTCGGCCCTATCGTAGACATTAGTATACATATTCGTGAACATGG TGACAATTACGGTTTTGTAacatttgcatataaaaatgacGCATACGAAGCAGTAGAACatggtaacgatgatcgaaatTTACCCAGATATGATTTATGTTTCGGGGGCCGTCGAGCATTTTGTAAAGTGAAATATGCTGATCTTG ATGGTATGGCAAGCAGTTCTCCTAATAGTGCACACAAATCACAGGGCAGCGAGGACAATACGTTCGACCTTCTATTGCAAGAAGCAAAAGCAAAGTTGCGTAAAAGAAAGGTTTGA
- the LOC128874816 gene encoding NK-tumor recognition protein isoform X4 codes for MLRIKLIIQEIVSFKYLNHIMETGYLNFRDEEHFSDFSLSLDQNLMDKPQDLLMHMVENDFDYMETHLDIANSDSLWSNEQEHIEDVDDVSISESPTISKIDNIKEDFAKVLTDWQEHIGYLQATDMDEYMDVIELNTNTTDRKSFSISENAFQDEKSILTRKSNYLKTNQKNLGKESLRSSQSIQELESRSTDIEDTREQNSYHNKSDIMKSDKKVEGESKSLLKEPKYTNKQNKMECDNIGIDVTANVLVKQKKKKKENLIQRNKNTKNNNFNKKSISNHLPVLEAGTVESLLEQFEASENTAISSHRSTKISTECKQELHMKPTKIQQRMKQSGITIAKKLSQVSNLHKNIRESQPKGVIEKIKTSGRKKVISIIPTMSNRQSSGRSNGTRMQDAAATLSRNKLLKIVTNNTKSKTVDGGLVHLDHDYCSSSNSCSSSSDSNSEYERQSSDSEKVTAFKDNNWQSSHFYTAYLKQTFSSHLNKPIIKRRENSTEDTARKDSDLESSKVNNKEESDVTVSNDVQVSGSVKLQNEIKEEPPTEHENDQNINVSSNTSNCTNQVHNESLNKLTQEIKIRSALATSILQLQKGVLNKTKGNQKTTQMVSVLKKPLNTQLPVVMTTSNESIITISNGSNDKVHNIIVQDTKKAFPKEEERKPRKKLNLAEYRSRREQNRSDNSRTNSPIQPMTLIYVHHASTTTEPIKDDPGTLIWSEREIVSVLKPKADIDEEKLRPKPPTCDVGIQTYETVFEFPPKSLIDVDERHVEERDQHILNTSQRPYTKQRINSRSSRSRSRSKSKSRSRSRSRSRSSSSRSRSRKRSNTRHRRISHRRSSVSSSSTWSSRSRSRSNTRSTFSSGSRYSRSRSRSSRSRSQCSSRYSSCSRSSSHSNFGRSKWSIRRKKERRYRRSYDRQRRHSSSSYRSYKDWRRSPSSSYRKSYDWCDREKQRQVEERRVIYVGRLDEGITKADLRRRFETFGPIVDISIHIREHGDNYGFVTFAYKNDAYEAVEHGNDDRNLPRYDLCFGGRRAFCKVKYADLDGMASSSPNSAHKSQGSEDNTFDLLLQEAKAKLRKRKV; via the exons ATGTTAAGAATAAA ACTAATAATACAAGAAATCGTTTCATTCAAGTATTTGAATCATATCATGGAAACaggatatttaaattttcgtgATGAAGAACACTTTTCAGATTTTTCGTTATCTCTAGATCAG AATTTAATGGATAAACCTCAAGATTTATTAATGCACATGGTTGAAAATGATTTTGATTATATGGAAACACATCTTGACATTGCAAATTCTGATAGTTTATGGAGCAATGAACAGGA ACATATAGAAGACGTGGATGACGTATCAATTTCAGAAAGTCctacaatttctaaaattgataatattaaagaagatTTTGCTAAAGTTCTTACAGATTGGCAAGAACATATTGGCTATTTACAG GCCACAGACATGGATGAATATATGGATGTAATAGAATTAAACACGAATACTACAGATAGAAAGAGCTTTTCTATTTCAGAGAATGCATTTCAAGATGAGAAATCAATACTAACTCGAAaatctaattatttaaaaacaaatcaaaagAATTTAGGGAAGGAGTCCCTTCGAAGCAGTCAGAGTATACAAGAATTAGAAAGCCGTAGTACAGATAtag AAGACACAAGAGAACAAAATTCATATCATAACAAAAGTGACATTATGAAGAGCGATAAGAAAGTAGAAGGAGAATCTAAATCGCTACTTAAAGAGcctaaatatacaaataaacaaaataaaatggaatgtGACAACATAGGAATCGATGTCACTGCGAATGTATTAGTAAagcaaaaaaagaagaagaaagaaaatttgatacaacgtaataaaaatacaaagaataataattttaataaaaaatctatttcaaaTCATTTACCAG TTTTGGAAGCTGGAACTGTTGAAAGTTTATTAGAACAGTTTGAAGCTTCTGAAAATACTGCAATATCATCTCATAGATCTACCAAAATTAGTACAGAATGTAAACAAGAATTACACATGAAACCTACTAAGATTCAGCAACGTATGAAACAGTCTGGAATTACAATAGCAAAGAAATTATCGcaagtttcaaatttacataaaaatattagagaaTCCCAACCTAAAGGAGTTATCGAGAAGATAAAG ACGTCTGGGCGTAAAAAggtaatttcaataataccAACAATGTCAAATCGCCAAAGTAGTGGTCGCAGCAATGGAACACGCATGCAAGATGCCGCGGCAACACTTTCTCGAAACAAGCTTCTGAAAATA gTAACAAACAATACCAAAAGTAAAACTGTCGATGGTGGACTAGTCCATTTGGATCACGATTattgtagtagtagtaatTCATGCTCCAGTAGTTCAGATAGTAACAGTGAATATGAAAGACAATCTAGTGACAGTGAAAAAGTAACTGCATTTAAGGATAATAACTGGCAGTCATCTCATTTTTATACAGCATAtctaaaacaaacattttcatcGCATTTGAACAAACCTATAATCAAAAGGAGAGAAAATTCGACTGAAGACACTGCAAGAAAAGATAGTGATTTAGAATCAagcaaagtaaataataaGGAAGAGTCAGATGTTACAGTATCTAATGATGTTCAAGTCAGTGGATcggtaaaattacaaaatgaaattaaagaagaacCTCCAACGGAACATGAGAATgatcaaaatattaatgtttcaagtAATACATCAAACTGTACTAATCAAGTACACAACGagtctttaaataaattgacgcaagaaataaaaatacgttcagcTTTAGCGACAAGTATTTTGCAATTACAAAAGggtgttttaaataaaacaaaagggaATCAGAAAACAACACAAATGGTTTCCGTGTTAAAGAAACCACTTAATACACAACTACCAGTTGTAATGACTACCTCtaatgaaagtataataacTATCTCTAATGGGTCAAATGACAAAGTACACAACATTATTGTTCAAGATACTAAAAAGGCCTTTccaaaagaagaagagaggaaacctcgtaaaaaattaaatttggcAGAATATAGGAGTAGAAGGGAACAAAATCGTAGCGATAATAGTAGAACAAATTCACCAATACAACCTATGACATTGATATACGTTCATCATGCTTCTACTACAACTGAACCTATCAAAGATGATCCTGGAACTCTAATATGGTCGGAAAGAGAAATTGTATCAGTTTTAAAACCAAAAGCAGACATAGATGAGGAAAAACTTCGTCCAAAACCTCCCACTTGTGACGTAGGAATACAAACTTATGAAACTGTATTTGAATTTCCACCAAAATCTTTAATTGATGTCGATGAAAGGCACGTGGAGGAAAG AGATCAGCATATTCTAAATACAAGCCAACGACCTTATacaaaacaaagaattaattctagATCAAGTCGTTCTAGATCGagaagtaaaagtaaaagtagGAGCAGAAGCAGAAGCAGAAGTAGAAGTAGTAGTAGTCGAAGCAGATCACGTAAACGGAGCAATACACGTCATCGAAGAATAAGCCATCGTCGTAGCTCTGTCAGTTCAAGTAGTACTTGGTCATCTCGCTCACGTTCGCGTTCAAATACTAGATCTACTTTCAGTTCAGGATCGAGATACTCGCGATCGCGTTCTAGATCGTCCAGATCAAGGTCCCAGTGTTCCTCTCGATATTCTAGTTGTTCAag ATCGTCGTCTCATTCGAATTTCGGAAGAAGTAAATGGTCGATTCGCCGGAAAAAGGAAAGACGCTATCGTAGAAGTTACGACAGGCAGAGACGACATTCCTCAAGCAGTTACCGTAGCTACAAAGATTGGAGAAG aTCTCCGTCCAGCTCTTACCGGAAATCATACGATTGGTGTGACAGAGAAAAGCAAAGACAAGTGGAGGAACGAAGGGTGATTTATGTCGGTCGTTTAGACGAAGGAATTACTAAAGCTGATTTGCGCCGAAGATTCGAAACTTTCGGCCCTATCGTAGACATTAGTATACATATTCGTGAACATGG TGACAATTACGGTTTTGTAacatttgcatataaaaatgacGCATACGAAGCAGTAGAACatggtaacgatgatcgaaatTTACCCAGATATGATTTATGTTTCGGGGGCCGTCGAGCATTTTGTAAAGTGAAATATGCTGATCTTG ATGGTATGGCAAGCAGTTCTCCTAATAGTGCACACAAATCACAGGGCAGCGAGGACAATACGTTCGACCTTCTATTGCAAGAAGCAAAAGCAAAGTTGCGTAAAAGAAAGGTTTGA